GGCTTCCAGGTCTGGTCGAAGAACTCGACACCGGTGCCGTAGAGACGCAGGGCCACCAGGAAATTTCGCCCGCTCACGGTCTGAATCCAGTTCGACGCGGGAGCTTCGGCCGGCTTCGTCGGGCCAAACCAGAGATCGACCGAGCCGTCCTGGTTGGTCGCGACGGTGTTGAAGCCGTTGATCGACGGCAGGAGCTGTGGTGTCTCCGGCATCGTCCCATCGGTAATGTTGTACGCGGTACGCGGTGACAGCCCAGAACAGCGCGGCCGGCGGATGGGGCGGCAGATGTAGCTTGTAGGTATTCGATCCGTTCAGGAACTCGCCCGCCGCGTCCCGGGGCGTGAACGGGTACTTGGAGCCCGCCCCCAGCGTACGCATGACCATGGCGGATGCCGACGAGTAGGCGATCTGGAAATAGCTCGCGCGCTGGTTCACGTCGAGGTAGCCGTCCTGCAGCCACTCGGCGGTCCCGCCGGCCCACGTGTTCAGGTACTGCCGGTCCTTGTAGTAGCGGTCGCGCCCATCCGTCCGGCCGAGCTGGCGGAGCGCCATGATCATCCTGGGGGTGGTCTCGACTGCCTTCTTCAGCAGTTCCTGCTCCTTCGAGGTCGGCTTGAACGGTTGTCCCTTGACGATGCCGATCGAGGCCAGCACGCCGCGCAGCTCCGGGTCGATGGCCGCGGCCGGCTCGTAGTCGACGAAGGCCTTCAGCTTGGTCCAGTAGATACTGTCGACCGGATACATCATGTCGACACGCCTGCCGCTGCCGTTGGGGAACACCATCGGCTTGACGTCCCTCTCCATCGCCCACAGCGGGTAGATTCGCGTCCGCTCGGCCAGCGCCACCGCCGGCGCCGGATCGGGGCCGTCCGTGCCCTTCTTCATGATGGTGCGGAAGAAGAGGAAGACGTTGTTGGTCGACGAGCGGAACGCGAAGTACCCCTGCGGCACCTCACCGTCGCAGCCCGGCGGCAGCAGCAGGTAGAGCCCGCCGCGCGCCCGGTCGGGACCGATCAGGCCGACGTCGGTGATGGTGCGCTGGAAGAAGTCGGTGAACATGCCGATGACGTCCGGCGGCGCGGCGACGACGAGGGGGCCGTCCTTCTTGAGGTCCAGGTAGCTCATCGAGTAGATGACGTCCGCGTTGGGCGTCGGCACCCATGCGCGGCTGTCCATGCGGTCCTTCCAGATCGGCAGCACGTTGTAGCCCGCGCCGAACGTGGCCTCGGAGCCGTCGCGCATGCCGATGGTGTTGAGCGCGGGCAGCATGGTCATGTAGGCATGGACGGCGTGCTGGTAGAAGAGCTCGTCGCGGAGCGACTCGGCCTCCTGCCGGGCGAGCCAGTTGCCGTTGTTGATCTGGCGCACCAGCGGCGGCGCCGGCGGCGCATTCTGGGCGACGGCAGGCGACACAAGCGCGACGAGGACGGACAGCGAGAGAGCGAGCGTCGTTTTCATGTCAGCTCACCGTACGGATCTGCGGCGGCTGCCAGGAGCCGTCCAGGATCGCCGCCTTGCCCCAGTAAGCGCGGATGTACAGGGAGAAGTGCCCCGCGGGGGCGGGCAGCCAGTTCGACTCCTTTTCCTTGCCGGGCGAGGTGGCGCCGGCGTAGAGCGTGAGCGAGCCGTCAGCATTGCGCTTGAGCGTGGTGTTCTTCGTGCCGAGGGAGTAGCGCTTGAGGTTGTTCGGGTGGAAGAAGTGATGCTCGTTATAGAGGGTCAGCGACCAGAAGCCGTTCACCGGAGGCTCCTGCCATTTCGCGAACGTGATCTCGTAGGTCTTGCCGCCGTCGAGCGCCGCGCCGGACGAGTCGTCGTCGGTGTAGAAGTACTGCGTCTCGTTCGGCTTGTTGTCGAACATGTTGGACTTGGCGGTGCCGGCGCGGCTGAAGTAGTCGACGCCGTAGCGGGCGTTGTTAACCGAGCGGTTCCAGCCGTTGCCCGCGGGCCGGCCGTTGTGCTTCCACTGGAAGAAGAGCGTGATCAGGTCCTTCTCGGCCTCGACGGCCGTGTCCACCAGCAGCTTTTTGAGCGCTGGGTCCTTTGCGGCCGCGGCGAGCAGGGCGCGGAACTGTGCGTAGAGCGCCTCTTCGCCCGGCAGCGGCGGCACCGTGTCCAGTACGCCGGCGAGCTGGTCGAAGAACTTCTCCGGCACGACCCAGGCGGTCTCGCCCCCGCCGGAGGACTGCGGCCCCGGGATCGTCGGCGCCGTGCTCCAGTCGACGGTCTTCATCTTGCCGTCGAACTCCTTCAGCGGGTAGGCGACGATCTGATTGATCCGCGGCTGGATCGCCTTCCGGTCCTCCGCCGTGTCGTTCATGAACACGCGCGGGATGGCGTTCGAGAGCTCGGTCGGGCTGCGCAGCACCGCCTGGACGCCGCCGGGCTTCTCGCCTTTCCACTTGGGCCCCACGAGCAGGTAGAAGCCGGGCTTGCTCTTGTAAGGCTTGCCGATCTCGACGAACTGGTCGGTGCGCGCATCGTAGATCGCGTATACCCAGAACCGCGTGCCGAAGTCCGGCACCTGGATCACCACCGGCTCCTCGTCGAGCGAGAAGAAGCCCAGACCGTAGACCACGTCCTGGTTGGGGCAGGTGATGAAGTTCTGCTCCGGAGGGATGTAGTCGTGCAGCATCGCGAGCCGACCGCGCGGCGCGGCCGGCAGCACGCCGTTGAGGAGACCTGGGTGCGGCGCCTGGGTGATCGCGGCGCGCCGGTTGGTCATGTACACCATCGGCCAGCCCCACACGTACGCCATGCGTGCGACCGACTGGACGTAGGCCGGTTGCATGTTCACCCCCGCCCCCGGCTGCGTCACCTTCGCGGGCGAGATCGGATACGGCACCTGCTGGGCGGCGACCGGTGCGGCAAGCGCTAGAGCCAAGAGAATGCCGAGAGCCTTCTTCATGGTCCCCTCCGCGAATGGGACAGGAAGAAGCTGTCTCGCCAGCCGCGCCCGGTATTTGGGACTTTGGTCCGACTCAATCGGCGAAGATCTGCTCCGGCTTCACCGTCGTCGCACCTTCCGCGCGCCGCGCATGCGCCGTCACGCATCCGCCCAGCAACAGCATCGCCGTCACCGCCACCGCCGCCCACTTGAGCATCACTCGCATGGCCTGCCTCCCATGCGAACGCGCGTCAGCATCGAACGTGCCATGGCGCCGGACGGGCGAGCACCCACGATTGGCGCGGGATGTCGTCGTGCGGCGAAGGCGCGTGCTGAAACGGGGCGGAAGAAACTACACGTCGTCTCTACACGACGCTAGCGTGACCGGCGCGCCACGGCTCGTCGACGGCGTGGCGATGCTCGACGCTCACGCGTCCGGCCTTCACGACGAGACGCCGCGGTGCCACGCCGCCCACCGCCTCGTCCAGCGCCGTGGCCTCCCAGACGACGAGATCCGCCGGCCGGCCCTCGGCGAGCGTGCGGTCACCCAGACGCAACATGCGCGCGGGTTCGGTGGTGACCATGGCGAGGGCCTGCGCCTGCTCTTCGCCCGTCCCCATGTGGGCGCCGACCGTCAGAAGGAACGCCATCAGCGCCGGATCGGCGTTGCCGACGGGGGTGAAGGCATTGCGCACGTTGTTGGTCGCGGCCGCCACCCCCACGCCGCCGGCCAGAAGCCGCTTGGCCGGGGCCAGACCCCGGCGCACCTTGTACGTGTCGCCGCGGCCCATCAGGTAGAGGTCGGTGGCGGGCAGCAGGATCACCCCCACGCGCGCCGCCGCCAGCTCGCGGATGATCCCGTCCGCCTCGGCCGGGGGCAGGGCGGCCAGCTCGGTCATGTGGCCCACGACCACGCGCCCCTGCCAGCCGAGGCGTGCGGTCTGCTCGCAGATATAGCGGACGTGGAGATGCGTGGGCTCGTCGAAGAAGTCCGCGTGGAAGTCCGCGTCCACGCCGAACTCGCGGGCCAGGCGGAACACGATATCGACGTGGGCGCGGGGGTCCGTGTCGTTGTAGGGGCAGCCGCCCACGAGATCGGCGCCCCCGCGCAGCGCCCGGCCCAGGAGCGCTTCCGTGCCCGGCGACTGGAGAATGCCTTCCTGCGCGAAGGCGCAGAGCTGGAGATCGAGGGCCGGCGCGTACTCGGCCTTGAGGGGAAGCAAGGCCTCCAGCGCCATGAGCCCCACGATGGGGTCCACCTCCACGTGGCCCCGCATGGCGGTGGTGCCGCTGCGCACGGCGAGGTCCAGCACCTGGCGGGCGCGGGCGCGGATGTCCTGCACCGTGAAGCGCTTCTTGGCCTCGCCGGTCACGCGGATGGCCTCCGCGAGCGTGCCTTCCACGCCGGGCGCGCGCGGGGACAGAAAGGCCTTGTCCAGGTGCACGTGGGCGTCCACCAGCCCCGGGGTCACCAGGCGTCCGCCCAGCTCGCGCGTGGCCGTGGCCGGCGCGGCCGCCGCGCCCGGCCCACTCGCGGGGGTTACCGCCGCGATCAGCCGGCCGCGGCAGCCGATGTCCACCCGGCGTCCCTCCGGGAGCAGGGCGTCGCGCAGCAGCAGGTCGAGGGGCGCGGTCACGCCAGGCCGCGGGCCAACGCGTCCAGCGCCTGCTCGAAGCAGGCCAAGGGCGCCCGCACCACGCCGGCGCCGATCTGCCCCGTGCCCGGCTTACGCCCGGCGATCCCGGTGTTGATCAGTGGCGTGATCCCCGTCTCCACGACCTTCCTCACATCGATCCCCACCGGCGCGCCGCGGTCGTCGAGCGTGGGGATGCGGAAGTGCGGGTGCTCGCCCAGCGTGATCTCGCCCATCTCCTCGGTGATGCGAAGGGCATCGCGGAGCCCGCCCGCGCCCACGAAGCCCACGACCGCCGGCGCGGCGGCCATGGCGAAGGCACCCAAGCCCACCGTCTCCACGATGGCGCTGTCACCCATGTCGGGGTTGGCGTCGGCGGCGCCATAGGGCGGGAAGTAGAGGCCTTGGGGAGTATTCACCGGCGCGGTGAACCAGCGCGGGCCGAGCCCCGCCACGCGGATGCCGAAGTCCGTCCCGTTTCGCGCCATCGTCGCCACCATGGTGGCGCCCGCCACGTCGAGGCACGGATCGGCCGAGGCCTTGGCCGCGGCCATGGCCAGGTTCAGGAAGAATTGGTCATTGCCGCCGATGAACTCGGCCAGCCGCGCCACCGCCCCGGTGTCCGGCGCGGTGCGCGCCAGATGCGGCATGAGGGCGCGGGCGAAGAGGGAGGAGGCTGCCACGTTCCGCTGATGCATCTCGTCGCCCATGCGGAGGGCTTGCGCCATGAGCGCGCGCAGATCCAGGCCCCCGGCCGCGCGCAGCGCCGCGCCCAGGAGCGGCCCTGTCTCGGCGGCCAGCCAGCGGAGGCGCGTCACCACGCTCTCGTCGTTGGCGCCGAAGCGCAGCACCTTGCCCAGCCCCTCGTTGATGGTGGCAAAGGCACGATTCCCCCGTGGCCGATTTTCCACCACGAACACCGGCATGGAGGCGGTGACCATGCCGGTCATGGGCCCCGCCGCGCCCGAGTGGTGGCACGGCGCCAGCTTCACCGCCCCCGACTCGACCAGCCGCGCGGCGCCCGCGTCGTCCCGCGCCCAGCCCTCGTAGCGGATGGCGCAGAGTATGGCGGTCTGCACCGGCGGGCAGGCGCGCTCCCAGGCCAGGGGCGGCCCGGAGTGGAGCACGGTGCGCTCGGCCAGACCCAGCGCCTCGCGCGCGGGTACGCAGTCCACCAGCATGGTCTGCGCCTCCACCAGGCGCGCGAGTGCGGCCGCGTTCGCCTCGCGAATGCTCAGGCGCCGTCCTCGTCTTCGAGCAGGGAGAGGAGCCGCGCGCGTTCGGGATCGCCGCCCGCGGGCGGGGTCCACTGCACGTGCAGCACCGGCACGCCCAGGCCCTCCAGCGTCTCGGCGAAGCTCTCGAGCCCGAGGTTGATCACGCGTAGCTCGCCACCGAGGTGCCTGAAGAGGTCGCGGTAGTCCGCCATCAGGCCCCCCCGTCCAGCAGCGCTTCGGCCACGGGCGGTTCGCCCGCGATGCAGGCGGCGGCGCGCGCGGCCTGGGCATTGGACGGCAACACCCACGCGCCGGCCGCTTCGAGCCGCGCCGTCTGGACCGCCAGACCCTGGGGATCGGCCGTGGTGCCGACGACGCTCGCCACCACGGCCAGTCCGCGGCCGTGGGCCTGGGCGTGGCGCCGCGCGGCCTCCAGTGCGGGCGCGATGTCGCCGGCGGGATCGATCGCGGCGCCGTGGCCCAGCACCACGTCCAGCAGCAGCACCGCGGTGTCCGGCTCTTTCGCCGCACGCTGGATCTCCTCAACCCGGAGCGCGGCGTCCAGCATGGGGTGCGCGCGGCCCACGGTGTACTCGTCCGCGCCCAGATCCAGCACGCGATGCGGCCCGCCCCCATGCCCGCCCAGATTGCCGCCCACGGTGTCTGCGCCCAGCAGGGGCTCCAGGATCAGGAGCGCCTCGTAGGCCAGCGTGCCACCTGCGAAGAGCCCCCGCACCGCCGCCGCCCCGGGTCCCCGCGCCGCCCGGTATTCCTTCACTCGCTCTCGCGCCGCCGCCGCGTCGGAGAAGGCGCGCGACTCCCACGTGCGGCCACGGCGCCGGGCCACGGCGGCGGCCGCCGCGTCCTCCAGCGTGGCCACGGTGGTGAGCGGGCCGCTCGTGCCCGCGGTGACCTCGCGCCCGAGCATGGCCACCACCGCGGGCTTGCCCAGCGCGCGCAGCCGAGCCTCCACCTTGGCGCGCACTGCCGGGGCCGGGGGCTTGCCCACCACCACGATCAGCTCGGTGGCGGGATCGGCGCCCAGGGCCTCCAGCGCTGCCAGCGTCATGGGGGCGCCTACCGGCTCCGACATGTCGCGCCCACCCACGCCGACGGCCTGGGAGACGCCTTCGCCCGCCGCGGCCAGCAGCGTCATCACCTGCTGGAGCCCGGTGCCCGAGGCGGCGACCAGGCCGATGCGCCCGCGCGGCACCACATTGGCGAAGCCCAGCGGCACGCCGCCCAGATACGCGGTGCCGCAGTCGGGGCCCATGAGGAGCAGCCCGCGCTCCGCCGCCAGGCGCTTCAGCGCGATCTCGTCCTCCAGCGCGACGTTGTCGCTGAAGAGCATCACGTGGAGACCTCGGCGCAGGGCCTTCCGCGCCTCGGCCGCCGCAAACACACCGGGAAGGGAAATCACGGCGAGGTTCGCGCCCTCCAGCCGGCGCACGGCGCTGTCGAGCGTGCGCGGCCGCCGCCGGCCGGAGGCCTCCACGCGCGCCCGCCGCGCGGTGAGGAGCGACTCCGCGCGCGCCAGCGCCGCCTCCGCCTCGGCGGCCGAATCCGTCCGCACCACGATGACGAGGTCGTTCGGCCCTGCGGCGCGCGCCTCCTCGGTGAGGAGCCCGGCGTCCGCCATCAGCGCCTGGTTGGCCGGCGTGCCCATCAGCGCCGCCGTCTCGCGCACGCCGGCGCCCGTGCGGAGCTCGCGCGCCAGTCCCATCAGCGCCACCGAGTCCTGATAGAAGCTGCGCTTGAGCGTGGTGCGCGTGATCACGCGGGCGTGGCCTCGAGGGCGGCGAGCGCCGCGCGCATGCCGGCCAGCGTGTCCGCGCCGGACGTCGCGCCCATGCGCGCCAGCGCGGCGGCGGCGGCGCGCGCGCCGGACGGCGACTTCGCCATGGCGAGATCGCGCAAAGGCTCGGAGAACTGGCCCGCGACGGCGTGACGCAGGAAGGCCGCGCCCACCGTGGTGGTGGCATCGACGGCGTGCGCCGTGAGGGCCCGCGCCACGGCTGCGGCCGCGGGCCAGCCATCGGCCAGTCGATGCAGGATCGCGAGGACGCCGACGAGATAGTCGTCGCCCGCTGGCGTGAGTCCTTCACCCAGGCCGATCAGCCCGCACGCGGCATCGATGAAGTCGGCCGCGTCGCGCGCGCCAATGGCGCGGCTCAGCGCGGCTCGGGCGGCCCGCCCCCGCGGCGACTCGAGCCCGGCCGCGCAGGGCTCCGGGCGCGTGTCGGCGAGCCCCGCGGCGAGCAGGACGCGCGCGGTCACGCCGTTCCGCACGGGGCGAACCGCGAGGTCCACGCGCGCGGCGCCGCCGAGATCGAGCGTGAGAGGACCGCCGGCGAGGTCCGCCTCCCACGACTCCAGCGCAATGGCGAACGGCGCGGCGAGTGGACCGGGCCCATGCAGGGTGAGCAGCGCGCCGTCCGCCGTCTCGAAGTTGACGGCGTGCTCGAACATGGAATGCGGCCGGTCGGGAAGACTTGGGTCCGTCTCGAGCCGGGCGGCGAGCTGCGCGCCGAGGGCGCGCACCCGAAGTCGCGTACCGATCATCGCGTGGCGAGAATAGGGCCTCCCCGGGGGGCGTTCAAGGGGGAGCCCCTCCCGCGGGCACACCTCAAGATTTCCTCAAGATTTGGCCGGCCCCTTGCCGGGGCGACCACCCTTGATAGATTCGTCACCGCATGCAGATCGGCGCCATCAAACGAGTGCTCGTCGGCGCCCCGATGCCGCTCGCCCAGGCGCGACACGAGCGACTCGGGAA
This window of the Candidatus Methylomirabilota bacterium genome carries:
- the fdrA gene encoding acyl-CoA synthetase FdrA — protein: MITRTTLKRSFYQDSVALMGLARELRTGAGVRETAALMGTPANQALMADAGLLTEEARAAGPNDLVIVVRTDSAAEAEAALARAESLLTARRARVEASGRRRPRTLDSAVRRLEGANLAVISLPGVFAAAEARKALRRGLHVMLFSDNVALEDEIALKRLAAERGLLLMGPDCGTAYLGGVPLGFANVVPRGRIGLVAASGTGLQQVMTLLAAAGEGVSQAVGVGGRDMSEPVGAPMTLAALEALGADPATELIVVVGKPPAPAVRAKVEARLRALGKPAVVAMLGREVTAGTSGPLTTVATLEDAAAAAVARRRGRTWESRAFSDAAAARERVKEYRAARGPGAAAVRGLFAGGTLAYEALLILEPLLGADTVGGNLGGHGGGPHRVLDLGADEYTVGRAHPMLDAALRVEEIQRAAKEPDTAVLLLDVVLGHGAAIDPAGDIAPALEAARRHAQAHGRGLAVVASVVGTTADPQGLAVQTARLEAAGAWVLPSNAQAARAAACIAGEPPVAEALLDGGA
- a CDS encoding amidohydrolase family protein; this encodes MTAPLDLLLRDALLPEGRRVDIGCRGRLIAAVTPASGPGAAAAPATATRELGGRLVTPGLVDAHVHLDKAFLSPRAPGVEGTLAEAIRVTGEAKKRFTVQDIRARARQVLDLAVRSGTTAMRGHVEVDPIVGLMALEALLPLKAEYAPALDLQLCAFAQEGILQSPGTEALLGRALRGGADLVGGCPYNDTDPRAHVDIVFRLAREFGVDADFHADFFDEPTHLHVRYICEQTARLGWQGRVVVGHMTELAALPPAEADGIIRELAAARVGVILLPATDLYLMGRGDTYKVRRGLAPAKRLLAGGVGVAAATNNVRNAFTPVGNADPALMAFLLTVGAHMGTGEEQAQALAMVTTEPARMLRLGDRTLAEGRPADLVVWEATALDEAVGGVAPRRLVVKAGRVSVEHRHAVDEPWRAGHASVV
- a CDS encoding DUF1116 domain-containing protein, translated to MLVDCVPAREALGLAERTVLHSGPPLAWERACPPVQTAILCAIRYEGWARDDAGAARLVESGAVKLAPCHHSGAAGPMTGMVTASMPVFVVENRPRGNRAFATINEGLGKVLRFGANDESVVTRLRWLAAETGPLLGAALRAAGGLDLRALMAQALRMGDEMHQRNVAASSLFARALMPHLARTAPDTGAVARLAEFIGGNDQFFLNLAMAAAKASADPCLDVAGATMVATMARNGTDFGIRVAGLGPRWFTAPVNTPQGLYFPPYGAADANPDMGDSAIVETVGLGAFAMAAAPAVVGFVGAGGLRDALRITEEMGEITLGEHPHFRIPTLDDRGAPVGIDVRKVVETGITPLINTGIAGRKPGTGQIGAGVVRAPLACFEQALDALARGLA
- a CDS encoding DUF1254 domain-containing protein; translation: MKKALGILLALALAAPVAAQQVPYPISPAKVTQPGAGVNMQPAYVQSVARMAYVWGWPMVYMTNRRAAITQAPHPGLLNGVLPAAPRGRLAMLHDYIPPEQNFITCPNQDVVYGLGFFSLDEEPVVIQVPDFGTRFWVYAIYDARTDQFVEIGKPYKSKPGFYLLVGPKWKGEKPGGVQAVLRSPTELSNAIPRVFMNDTAEDRKAIQPRINQIVAYPLKEFDGKMKTVDWSTAPTIPGPQSSGGGETAWVVPEKFFDQLAGVLDTVPPLPGEEALYAQFRALLAAAAKDPALKKLLVDTAVEAEKDLITLFFQWKHNGRPAGNGWNRSVNNARYGVDYFSRAGTAKSNMFDNKPNETQYFYTDDDSSGAALDGGKTYEITFAKWQEPPVNGFWSLTLYNEHHFFHPNNLKRYSLGTKNTTLKRNADGSLTLYAGATSPGKEKESNWLPAPAGHFSLYIRAYWGKAAILDGSWQPPQIRTVS
- a CDS encoding DUF2877 domain-containing protein, giving the protein MIGTRLRVRALGAQLAARLETDPSLPDRPHSMFEHAVNFETADGALLTLHGPGPLAAPFAIALESWEADLAGGPLTLDLGGAARVDLAVRPVRNGVTARVLLAAGLADTRPEPCAAGLESPRGRAARAALSRAIGARDAADFIDAACGLIGLGEGLTPAGDDYLVGVLAILHRLADGWPAAAAVARALTAHAVDATTTVGAAFLRHAVAGQFSEPLRDLAMAKSPSGARAAAAALARMGATSGADTLAGMRAALAALEATPA